Proteins from a single region of Methanotorris igneus Kol 5:
- the hisI gene encoding phosphoribosyl-AMP cyclohydrolase, with product MSVDVDEIIKKLNPKFRNIEGKKLLIAIAVDEDKNVLMTAFMSEESLRKTLETGLMHYYSTSRDKIWMKGEESGNIQKVKEIYRDCDGDALLFVVEQKGVACHEGYYSCFHRKLEDGDIVIIDRK from the coding sequence AAAAAAACTAAACCCAAAATTCAGAAACATTGAAGGTAAAAAGCTTCTCATTGCTATTGCAGTAGATGAGGATAAAAATGTCCTTATGACTGCTTTTATGAGTGAAGAATCTTTAAGAAAGACACTTGAGACAGGACTGATGCATTATTATTCCACAAGCAGAGATAAGATTTGGATGAAAGGGGAAGAAAGCGGAAATATACAGAAAGTTAAGGAAATTTATAGGGATTGTGACGGTGATGCTTTGTTGTTTGTTGTTGAGCAGAAGGGAGTAGCATGTCATGAAGGTTATTATTCCTGCTTCCATAGAAAACTTGAGGATGGAGATATAGTTATTATTGACCGAAAATAA
- a CDS encoding PINc/VapC family ATPase, producing the protein MKYTIENINDDYEFNEFSEEKSINLDKKGIPIEELDLKNKNITVDTCVVIDGRITELIKKGVIKDSKIIIPEAVVSELEYQANRGREIGYKGIEELRHMVEIAKEYNIEIEYYGERPTREEIALAKSGEIDAMIRKVAKETNSVLLTSDWIQYNLALAQGIEAYYLEAKEEKVELVLDKYFDELTMSVHLKENCVPYAKRGKPGEVKLVPIGDKELTKEEMEEIIDNIIKYTEQNNGLIEIQRRGATVIQLGNIRISIARPPFSEALEVTAVRPIAKVSLEDYNLSEELLERLKERAEGIFVSGAPGSGKSTFVSALAEFYRQQGKIVKTMESPRDLQVSKEITQYAPLEGSMEKTCDILLLVRPDYTIYDEVRKTRDFEIFADMRMAGVGMIGVVHASKPIDAIQRLIGRVELGVIPQIVDTVIFLKDGKIEKVYEVDFTVKVPHGMKEADLARPVIEIKDFETKRTEYEIYTYGEEVIVMPIKEDEFDRPPIYKYAEEKLEEILKKFLPRRAKPKVKVLDHNTIELRVPEKYMGSIIGKGGREISKLENILGLKISVRAKEDVEKFENEELSYEYISEYEFTKLKETGKHIVVDVGEDFAGANIKIYIDGEYLCSATVSSDGTVKINKKTSIGKELLKAMKKGRDIYVDLT; encoded by the coding sequence ATGAAATACACAATTGAGAATATTAATGATGATTACGAGTTCAATGAATTTTCAGAAGAAAAAAGCATAAATTTAGATAAAAAAGGTATACCTATTGAGGAATTAGATTTAAAAAATAAAAACATAACAGTAGACACTTGCGTTGTTATTGATGGAAGAATAACTGAGTTAATAAAGAAAGGGGTTATTAAAGACAGCAAAATAATAATTCCAGAGGCTGTGGTTTCTGAACTTGAATATCAAGCAAATAGGGGTAGGGAGATTGGTTATAAGGGGATTGAAGAGTTAAGGCATATGGTTGAAATTGCAAAGGAATACAACATTGAAATTGAATACTATGGGGAGAGACCTACAAGGGAAGAGATTGCACTTGCTAAAAGTGGGGAAATAGATGCAATGATTAGAAAAGTTGCAAAAGAAACGAACTCTGTACTTTTAACAAGTGATTGGATTCAATATAATTTGGCATTGGCACAGGGTATAGAAGCATATTACTTAGAGGCAAAAGAGGAAAAGGTTGAATTAGTTTTAGATAAGTATTTTGATGAATTGACAATGTCAGTCCACTTAAAAGAAAACTGTGTTCCTTATGCAAAAAGAGGAAAACCAGGAGAAGTTAAACTTGTTCCTATTGGGGATAAAGAACTCACAAAAGAAGAGATGGAAGAAATTATTGATAACATTATAAAATACACTGAGCAAAATAACGGTCTCATTGAAATTCAAAGAAGAGGGGCAACAGTAATCCAGCTTGGAAATATAAGGATATCAATTGCAAGGCCACCTTTCTCTGAGGCTTTGGAAGTTACGGCAGTAAGACCAATAGCAAAGGTTTCCTTAGAGGATTATAATTTATCTGAGGAATTATTGGAGAGGTTAAAAGAGAGGGCAGAGGGTATATTTGTTTCTGGAGCTCCTGGAAGCGGTAAATCCACATTCGTTTCAGCATTAGCAGAATTCTACAGACAGCAGGGTAAAATAGTAAAGACCATGGAAAGTCCAAGGGACTTGCAGGTGAGTAAAGAGATTACACAATACGCTCCTCTTGAGGGTAGTATGGAAAAGACCTGCGATATCCTTTTATTGGTTAGGCCTGATTACACAATATATGATGAAGTGAGGAAGACGAGGGACTTTGAAATATTTGCAGATATGAGAATGGCTGGAGTTGGAATGATTGGAGTTGTCCACGCATCAAAACCAATTGATGCCATCCAAAGGTTAATTGGTAGAGTTGAGTTAGGAGTTATTCCTCAAATTGTTGATACCGTAATTTTCCTCAAAGATGGAAAAATAGAAAAGGTTTATGAGGTTGATTTCACAGTTAAAGTTCCTCATGGAATGAAAGAGGCTGATTTAGCAAGACCAGTAATTGAGATTAAGGACTTTGAGACAAAGAGGACAGAATACGAAATCTACACCTATGGAGAAGAAGTTATAGTAATGCCAATAAAGGAGGATGAGTTTGATAGACCACCAATTTATAAATATGCTGAGGAGAAGTTGGAAGAGATATTGAAGAAATTCCTTCCAAGAAGGGCAAAACCAAAAGTTAAGGTTTTAGACCACAATACCATTGAGTTAAGAGTTCCAGAAAAATACATGGGTTCTATAATAGGAAAGGGTGGAAGAGAAATTTCAAAATTAGAAAATATCCTTGGATTAAAAATTAGTGTTAGGGCAAAAGAAGACGTTGAGAAATTTGAAAATGAAGAACTCTCTTATGAATATATATCAGAATATGAATTCACAAAACTCAAAGAGACAGGCAAACATATAGTTGTAGATGTTGGAGAGGACTTTGCTGGAGCAAATATAAAGATTTATATTGATGGGGAATACCTCTGCTCAGCAACGGTAAGTTCTGATGGAACTGTTAAGATAAACAAAAAAACAAGTATTGGTAAGGAATTATTAAAGGCTATGAAAAAAGGTAGGGATATTTACGTGGATTTGACATAA
- the purE gene encoding 5-(carboxyamino)imidazole ribonucleotide mutase, with translation MICIIMGSESDLKIAEKAVNVLKEFGVEFEVRVASAHRTPELVEEIVKNSNAKVFIAIAGLAAHLPGVIASLTTKPVIAVPVESKLDGMDALLSVVQMPPGIPVAAVGIDRGENAAILALEILALQDEKIAEKLVEYRKKQKEKVMKSDEKVKNMFK, from the coding sequence ATGATCTGCATAATTATGGGAAGTGAGAGTGATTTAAAAATTGCAGAAAAGGCAGTTAATGTTTTGAAGGAGTTTGGTGTAGAATTTGAGGTTAGAGTTGCCTCAGCTCACAGAACCCCAGAGTTAGTTGAAGAGATTGTTAAGAACTCAAATGCAAAGGTCTTTATAGCAATTGCTGGTTTAGCTGCCCACTTACCTGGAGTTATTGCAAGTTTAACAACAAAACCTGTCATTGCAGTCCCTGTTGAGAGCAAGCTGGATGGAATGGATGCTTTATTAAGTGTAGTCCAAATGCCTCCAGGAATTCCAGTAGCAGCAGTAGGAATTGATAGGGGAGAAAATGCTGCTATTTTAGCACTTGAAATTTTAGCATTGCAAGATGAAAAAATAGCCGAGAAGTTAGTTGAATACAGAAAAAAACAAAAAGAAAAAGTCATGAAATCAGATGAAAAAGTTAAAAATATGTTCAAATGA
- the rbr gene encoding rubrerythrin — MKTLENLVKAFAGESMARNRYQLYAKIAKEEGYIFVSKVFLETAENEKEHAETLFKLIQKLRRGESIKTEVKTSMVCGDTVENLKAAIDGEHHENTIMYPEFAEIAENEGLNDIAGKLRAIAKAEEHHERRYRKILEAIENGTMFKRDEEVEWVCLECGYIFKGTEPPEKCPSCGHPKGYYVATDMLSL; from the coding sequence ATGAAAACTCTTGAAAATTTAGTTAAGGCATTTGCCGGAGAAAGTATGGCAAGAAATAGATATCAACTCTATGCAAAGATTGCAAAGGAAGAGGGATATATATTTGTGTCAAAAGTTTTCCTTGAGACAGCAGAAAATGAAAAAGAACACGCAGAAACTCTTTTTAAGCTTATTCAAAAATTGAGGAGAGGAGAATCTATAAAAACTGAAGTTAAGACTTCAATGGTTTGTGGAGATACTGTAGAGAATTTAAAGGCTGCAATAGATGGAGAACACCATGAAAATACCATCATGTATCCTGAATTTGCTGAAATTGCTGAAAATGAGGGGCTTAATGATATAGCGGGGAAACTTAGAGCAATAGCAAAGGCAGAAGAACATCATGAAAGAAGATACAGAAAAATCCTTGAAGCTATTGAAAATGGAACAATGTTTAAGAGAGATGAGGAAGTAGAATGGGTATGTCTTGAGTGTGGATATATTTTCAAAGGAACTGAGCCCCCAGAGAAGTGCCCATCATGTGGACATCCAAAGGGTTACTATGTTGCAACAGATATGCTTTCTCTTTAA
- a CDS encoding nucleoside-diphosphate kinase, producing the protein MKERTFVLLKPDAVRRKLIGRIIQRFEDKGFEIVEMKMITLSKEMAEEFYKMHKGKDFYERLIEFMTSGRVVAMIIEGENAISVVRKMIGKTNPAEAEPGTIRGDFALSTPDNLIHASDSKENAEREIKLFFGKLE; encoded by the coding sequence ATGAAAGAAAGAACTTTTGTATTGTTAAAGCCTGATGCAGTTAGAAGAAAGTTAATTGGAAGAATTATACAAAGATTTGAGGATAAAGGGTTTGAGATCGTTGAGATGAAAATGATAACACTCTCAAAAGAAATGGCTGAGGAATTTTACAAAATGCATAAGGGAAAGGATTTTTACGAAAGATTAATAGAATTCATGACGTCTGGTAGGGTTGTGGCGATGATTATTGAGGGGGAGAATGCAATATCAGTTGTTAGGAAGATGATAGGAAAAACAAATCCAGCAGAAGCAGAGCCGGGAACTATAAGGGGGGATTTTGCTCTATCTACGCCAGATAATCTAATTCATGCATCAGATTCAAAGGAAAATGCTGAAAGAGAAATAAAGTTGTTTTTTGGTAAATTAGAATAA
- the infB gene encoding translation initiation factor IF-2, producing MALRCPIVSVLGHVDHGKTSLLDKIRKTRVAAREAGGITQHIGASEIPIDVIKKVCGNLLQMLKADLTIPGLLVIDTPGHEAFTSLRKRGGALADIAILVVDINEGFKPQTIEAVNILRQYKTPFVVAANKIDLIPGWNSKEGPFVLNFNEQNQHPNALTEFEIRLYENIIKPLNEMGFNADLFTRVEDITKTVCIIPVSAKTGEGIPDLLMMIAGLAQKFLEQNLKLDVEGYAKGTVLEVKEEKGLGKTIDAIIYDGIARRGDYVVVGGPNGIVVSKIKALLKPKPLDEMRDPRDKFKPVNEVVAAAGVKIAAPNLENVIAGSPLRIVPEDKIEEAKEEIMKEIEEATIETDEEGILIKADTLGSLEALANELRKIGVKIKKAEVGEVSKKDVIEVASFKQVNPLYGVIIAFNTKILPDAKKEIEKYDIKVFEGNIIYKLVEDYEEWLKAELEKMKLGEMAKLTKPAVIKLLPGCIFRQKNPAICGVEVLYGTLRVGVPLMREDGRRLGIVKEIQNKGESVKEAKVGEQVSIAIDGNVVLGRHIKENDLMYVEISENEVRKLYHDYINELRGDEQEALYRYMELKQKLENNPFWGR from the coding sequence ATGGCTTTAAGATGTCCAATAGTTAGTGTTTTGGGGCACGTTGACCATGGGAAAACATCGTTACTTGACAAGATAAGAAAAACACGTGTAGCAGCAAGAGAAGCGGGAGGAATTACACAGCATATTGGAGCGAGTGAAATACCGATTGATGTGATAAAGAAGGTGTGTGGAAACCTTTTGCAAATGCTTAAAGCAGATTTAACAATTCCTGGTTTGTTAGTTATAGATACTCCAGGGCATGAGGCATTCACATCTTTAAGGAAGAGAGGAGGAGCATTAGCAGATATCGCAATTTTGGTTGTTGATATAAACGAGGGCTTTAAACCACAAACTATCGAGGCAGTTAACATATTAAGGCAGTATAAAACTCCATTCGTTGTTGCAGCAAACAAAATCGACTTAATTCCTGGATGGAACTCAAAAGAAGGGCCATTTGTCTTAAACTTTAATGAACAAAACCAGCATCCTAACGCATTGACAGAATTTGAGATTAGGTTGTATGAAAATATAATAAAGCCACTAAATGAAATGGGCTTTAATGCGGACTTGTTTACAAGGGTTGAAGATATTACAAAAACTGTCTGTATTATTCCAGTATCAGCTAAAACAGGGGAAGGAATTCCAGATTTGTTAATGATGATTGCAGGTTTGGCACAGAAATTCTTAGAGCAAAACTTGAAGTTGGATGTTGAAGGATATGCAAAAGGAACTGTTTTAGAAGTTAAAGAAGAGAAAGGTTTGGGTAAAACAATTGATGCTATTATTTATGATGGAATTGCAAGAAGAGGGGACTATGTTGTTGTTGGTGGACCAAATGGAATTGTTGTATCAAAAATCAAAGCATTACTAAAACCAAAACCATTGGATGAAATGAGAGACCCAAGGGATAAATTTAAGCCAGTTAATGAAGTTGTGGCGGCAGCAGGGGTTAAGATAGCAGCACCAAACTTAGAAAATGTCATTGCCGGTAGTCCTTTGAGAATAGTCCCAGAAGATAAAATAGAAGAAGCAAAAGAAGAGATAATGAAGGAGATTGAAGAGGCCACAATAGAAACTGATGAGGAAGGAATTTTAATCAAAGCAGATACCCTTGGCTCACTTGAGGCTTTGGCAAATGAACTTAGAAAGATTGGGGTTAAAATTAAGAAGGCCGAGGTTGGAGAGGTCTCAAAGAAAGATGTTATAGAGGTTGCATCATTTAAGCAGGTAAATCCACTTTATGGGGTAATTATTGCTTTCAACACCAAAATATTGCCAGATGCTAAAAAGGAGATTGAGAAATATGATATAAAGGTATTTGAGGGTAATATTATCTACAAACTTGTTGAAGATTATGAGGAGTGGTTAAAGGCAGAACTTGAAAAGATGAAATTAGGAGAAATGGCAAAATTAACAAAACCTGCAGTGATTAAGTTACTTCCTGGATGCATATTTAGGCAAAAGAACCCAGCAATTTGTGGAGTGGAGGTATTGTATGGAACTTTGAGGGTTGGGGTTCCACTTATGAGGGAAGATGGTAGAAGGTTGGGTATTGTGAAAGAGATTCAGAATAAAGGTGAAAGTGTTAAAGAGGCAAAAGTTGGAGAGCAAGTTTCCATTGCTATAGATGGAAATGTTGTCCTTGGAAGACATATAAAAGAGAACGACCTTATGTATGTTGAAATTTCAGAAAACGAGGTTAGAAAACTCTACCACGACTACATAAATGAACTTAGGGGAGATGAGCAGGAGGCACTTTACAGATACATGGAATTAAAGCAAAAATTAGAAAACAACCCATTCTGGGGTAGGTAA
- a CDS encoding homoserine kinase — MRKVTVRSPATSANLGPGFDVFGLCLDEPYDIVSVEKMEENGIKIVVEGEKSEEIPTEPDKNTAGVVAKAMMKDFNIKEGIKIHITKGIKPGSGLGSSSASSAGVAVAINELFNLNLPKLKLVEYAALGEGVAAGSPHADNVAPAIFGGFTMVTNYNPLEILHIPVEMNVLIALPDIQISTKEAREILPKKIEMEDMINNVGKACGMVYSLFRNDIELFGKYMMVDKVVEPRRAKLIPKYEEVKEKVKDKVYGITISGAGPAIISIPKKEHLLEVKELFEEVWGRVYYTKVGNGVSVLEKDD, encoded by the coding sequence ATGAGAAAAGTAACTGTTCGTTCTCCAGCAACATCTGCCAACTTAGGACCTGGGTTTGATGTATTTGGTTTATGTTTAGATGAGCCATATGATATAGTTAGCGTTGAGAAAATGGAAGAAAATGGCATAAAAATTGTGGTTGAAGGGGAAAAAAGTGAAGAAATTCCTACAGAACCTGATAAAAATACTGCTGGTGTTGTAGCAAAGGCAATGATGAAAGATTTTAATATAAAGGAAGGTATAAAAATTCACATAACAAAAGGCATAAAACCAGGTAGTGGTTTAGGAAGTAGTTCAGCATCCTCTGCTGGTGTTGCAGTGGCCATAAATGAACTCTTCAACCTAAACCTCCCAAAATTAAAGTTGGTTGAATATGCCGCATTAGGGGAAGGTGTTGCTGCTGGCTCTCCACATGCCGATAACGTTGCCCCAGCAATATTTGGTGGATTCACAATGGTTACAAACTACAACCCATTAGAAATTTTGCATATTCCCGTTGAGATGAATGTCTTAATTGCTTTGCCAGACATCCAAATAAGCACAAAAGAAGCAAGGGAAATTTTACCTAAAAAAATTGAGATGGAAGATATGATAAATAATGTCGGTAAGGCATGTGGTATGGTTTATAGTTTGTTTAGGAATGACATTGAATTGTTTGGAAAGTATATGATGGTGGATAAAGTTGTTGAACCACGCAGGGCAAAGTTAATTCCAAAATATGAAGAAGTTAAGGAAAAAGTTAAGGACAAGGTTTATGGCATAACTATTAGTGGTGCAGGACCTGCTATAATTTCTATTCCAAAAAAAGAACATCTTTTGGAAGTTAAGGAGTTGTTTGAAGAAGTTTGGGGAAGAGTTTATTACACAAAAGTTGGGAATGGAGTTAGTGTTTTAGAAAAGGATGATTAG
- a CDS encoding GbsR/MarR family transcriptional regulator, translated as MEEVKRAVIELFSEIAKIHGLNKSVGGVYAILYLSDKPLCIADIMDELGISKGNVSMALNKLEELGFVRKVWIKGKRRNYYEAMDGFSSYKDIVKKKHDVITKTYEKLKELEQKSEGEEKEFIKRKIKGIERMKKVSEKVLELLNKLEG; from the coding sequence ATGGAGGAGGTAAAAAGGGCAGTTATAGAGTTATTTTCAGAAATTGCCAAGATTCATGGTTTGAACAAATCAGTTGGAGGAGTTTATGCGATTCTCTATTTGTCTGATAAACCATTATGCATAGCAGATATAATGGATGAATTAGGTATTAGCAAAGGAAATGTGAGTATGGCATTAAATAAACTTGAAGAATTGGGTTTTGTAAGAAAGGTATGGATTAAGGGAAAAAGAAGGAATTACTATGAGGCGATGGATGGATTTTCTTCATATAAGGATATTGTAAAAAAGAAACATGATGTAATAACCAAAACCTACGAAAAATTAAAGGAATTAGAACAAAAATCTGAAGGAGAAGAAAAAGAGTTCATAAAAAGAAAAATAAAAGGTATTGAAAGGATGAAAAAGGTCTCAGAGAAAGTTTTAGAGCTTCTCAATAAATTAGAGGGCTAA
- a CDS encoding efflux RND transporter permease subunit — protein MLERILKKVAQFSDEKPFLMLLIILIVTILAGISATNIKSQTAFEKMLPQDNPIIKTLYEVRDNFGGTDIITICIKLKPSDSSDKVVDIRDPRVLKAIKYLEDDLKGIDGITGVSSPVDAIITANGGVVPNDIDTVKKIYNSLPEEQRAKIFNNDFSMVVVNAYTDAGGDQKKLMRVLDDVNERIEEAPFPPGVEVVCTGTPPMRKLMDELMKESQSFTTVVGLIGVLLVLFLYFKKPLSTIMPLIPVLIAVIWTGGAMGLLGIPLDMATAGIGSLLLGMGIDYGIHLMHRYEEERKKKRPVKEAIETAVVQTGTAVMATTATTVVGFLALTLAPLPMMANLGKVCALGIFFCMIAVLTLLPAMIIIEEKYIIPLIKKLKGGNDAN, from the coding sequence ATGCTTGAAAGGATATTGAAAAAAGTGGCACAGTTCTCAGATGAGAAGCCCTTTCTAATGCTTTTAATTATCCTTATTGTTACAATTCTTGCCGGAATTTCTGCAACAAACATCAAATCCCAGACAGCATTTGAAAAGATGCTGCCTCAAGATAACCCCATTATTAAGACATTATATGAAGTTAGGGATAACTTTGGAGGAACAGACATTATAACCATTTGTATAAAGTTGAAACCCTCTGATAGCTCTGATAAAGTTGTTGATATAAGGGACCCAAGAGTTTTAAAGGCGATAAAGTATCTTGAAGATGATTTAAAGGGAATAGATGGAATAACAGGCGTTAGTTCTCCTGTTGATGCCATAATAACTGCAAACGGAGGGGTTGTACCTAACGACATTGATACTGTAAAGAAAATTTACAATTCCCTCCCAGAAGAGCAAAGAGCGAAGATATTTAATAATGATTTCTCGATGGTTGTTGTTAATGCCTATACCGATGCAGGGGGAGATCAGAAAAAGTTGATGAGGGTTTTGGATGATGTAAATGAGAGGATTGAAGAAGCTCCTTTCCCCCCTGGAGTTGAAGTTGTTTGCACAGGAACTCCACCTATGAGGAAGTTAATGGATGAGTTAATGAAAGAAAGCCAATCTTTCACAACAGTAGTGGGTTTAATTGGTGTTTTGTTGGTGCTGTTCCTATACTTCAAAAAGCCACTATCAACAATAATGCCTCTAATACCTGTTTTAATAGCAGTTATTTGGACTGGGGGAGCGATGGGGCTCTTAGGAATTCCGTTAGACATGGCAACAGCTGGGATAGGTTCATTATTACTTGGTATGGGAATTGATTATGGAATCCACCTAATGCATAGGTATGAGGAGGAAAGAAAAAAGAAAAGACCAGTAAAAGAGGCAATAGAAACAGCAGTTGTCCAAACAGGTACTGCAGTTATGGCCACAACAGCAACAACAGTTGTTGGTTTCCTTGCACTGACCTTAGCCCCCCTACCAATGATGGCAAACCTTGGGAAGGTTTGTGCTTTGGGAATCTTTTTCTGTATGATTGCAGTTCTGACTTTATTGCCAGCAATGATAATCATTGAAGAGAAATACATAATACCACTAATTAAAAAACTAAAAGGTGGTAATGATGCTAACTAA
- a CDS encoding COG1361 S-layer family protein: MLTKIKETFRFKKLFVIPLIFSILLSVNALQIDNPQYQPLTIHPGDDVDIWFKITNDNYDNEIRDLTVKITPHYPFELRQVNPEIGKATISHLNPGESDTVYFKLHVDENAPSRDYRIDVTVSYDEVEDENGEEVVTHHEFTKVYYLPVYGIANFEIDANNLTLTPAKTQTIPITVINKGTGTAKEISLNIGNNNFISPVDKTKFYLGALKPGEKKTVYIKLHTSDNALEGSYIIPSTITWIDEDGTQRTENINLGFVVRGDILLGISNVVTEPKEIKPGNTYCKIEVTVTNNGHGEAKDVELNLIAKYPFKDSWSNCNIKNIGTLHGGESKTVTFYIDVDKYAKSGHYEVPINITYLDIFNKEYSTTKTINIYVKPKPIFEILTKEVKVEAGKENKVYITIKNIGNEKAENVKISAIRNSGQPFDYPQKSDTIGTLYPGENGTGVIVIDVDKDANPKEYIITLEIRCAGDRDEGDDNVYISQKPLKVIVENSNGGNFGTLVGLIIIIIALVAIGYYQLKGKKQ; encoded by the coding sequence ATGCTAACTAAAATCAAAGAGACATTTAGATTTAAAAAATTATTTGTAATTCCACTGATTTTCTCCATACTACTCAGTGTCAATGCCTTGCAGATAGACAACCCCCAATATCAGCCATTAACCATACATCCAGGAGATGATGTTGATATTTGGTTTAAAATAACAAACGATAACTATGATAATGAAATTAGGGATTTAACTGTTAAAATAACCCCGCATTACCCATTTGAGTTAAGACAAGTAAATCCTGAGATAGGTAAAGCAACGATCTCCCACTTAAACCCAGGAGAAAGTGATACTGTTTACTTCAAACTGCATGTGGATGAGAACGCCCCTTCAAGGGATTATAGGATTGATGTTACGGTTAGTTATGATGAAGTTGAAGATGAAAATGGGGAGGAAGTAGTAACTCACCATGAATTTACCAAGGTCTATTATTTGCCAGTTTATGGGATTGCAAACTTTGAGATAGATGCAAATAATTTAACCTTAACCCCTGCAAAAACCCAAACAATCCCAATAACTGTAATAAATAAAGGAACTGGAACTGCAAAGGAAATATCTTTAAACATTGGAAATAACAACTTTATCTCACCAGTGGATAAAACAAAGTTCTACTTGGGAGCATTAAAACCAGGGGAAAAGAAAACCGTATATATAAAACTTCATACATCAGATAATGCATTAGAAGGTTCCTACATAATTCCTTCAACAATAACGTGGATAGATGAAGATGGAACCCAGAGAACAGAAAATATAAATCTTGGATTCGTTGTGAGGGGGGATATTTTACTTGGCATAAGTAATGTTGTGACTGAGCCAAAGGAAATTAAGCCAGGCAATACATACTGCAAGATAGAAGTAACAGTAACAAATAACGGTCATGGTGAGGCAAAGGATGTTGAACTTAATTTAATTGCCAAATATCCATTTAAAGATAGTTGGAGTAATTGCAATATAAAGAACATTGGAACCCTGCATGGTGGAGAATCAAAAACAGTAACCTTTTACATAGATGTTGATAAATATGCAAAATCTGGGCATTATGAAGTACCAATAAACATAACTTATTTGGATATATTCAATAAAGAATACTCTACAACAAAAACAATCAATATATATGTAAAACCAAAGCCAATATTTGAAATACTCACAAAAGAGGTTAAAGTAGAGGCGGGGAAGGAAAATAAGGTTTACATAACCATTAAAAACATTGGTAATGAAAAGGCAGAGAATGTTAAGATTTCTGCAATAAGAAACTCTGGACAACCATTTGACTATCCACAGAAGAGTGATACGATAGGAACTCTCTATCCTGGAGAGAATGGAACTGGAGTTATTGTTATTGATGTAGATAAAGATGCAAATCCAAAAGAATATATCATAACACTTGAAATTAGGTGTGCGGGAGATAGGGATGAAGGGGATGATAACGTTTATATTTCCCAAAAACCTTTAAAAGTGATTGTCGAGAATTCCAATGGAGGAAACTTCGGAACATTGGTGGGGTTAATAATAATCATAATTGCTTTAGTAGCAATAGGATATTACCAGTTGAAGGGAAAGAAACAGTAA